The Desulfitobacterium chlororespirans DSM 11544 genome window below encodes:
- the nifE gene encoding nitrogenase iron-molybdenum cofactor biosynthesis protein NifE, whose product MFTNLTKLDLKDQECPAEAGSPQLCMKALPGEGAERSCAYDGARVVLMPITDVAHLVHGPIACAGNSWDNRGARSSGSQLFRRGLTTDLMENDVVYGGERKLKEAILEIAAHHRPQAIFVYATCVSALIGDDVNAICEQAEQELTIPVIAVNCPGFLGDKNIGNRIAGEVLFDRVIGTGEGPDEKVPLSVNLIGEYNIAGDLWGILPDFKNLGITVQAAITGDAKFGDIASAHRACLNVLICSKSLTNLARKMEGKYGIPFMEGSFYGIHDTSETLINIAKALGDLDLLKRTKTYVQKKEEETREIIAGYKKCLENKQAILFTGGVKTWSMVSTLAELGINILAGGTQNSTPDDFQRMKALMDPTAQIIEDTSPAGFLKIIAEKKPDLIVAGGKTKYLAHKTRTPFLDINHGRKLPYAGYEGMVTFAGSLARTVNSPVWGLLKQEFPPQEEG is encoded by the coding sequence ATGTTTACCAATCTCACCAAGCTGGATCTCAAAGATCAAGAGTGCCCAGCGGAAGCCGGTTCTCCCCAATTGTGCATGAAGGCCCTGCCCGGTGAAGGGGCAGAACGCAGCTGCGCCTATGACGGAGCGCGGGTTGTGCTGATGCCGATTACCGATGTGGCCCACCTCGTGCACGGACCGATTGCCTGTGCAGGGAACTCTTGGGATAACCGGGGAGCCCGCTCCTCCGGTTCCCAGCTTTTCCGTCGGGGGCTGACCACGGATCTGATGGAGAATGATGTAGTTTATGGCGGTGAACGGAAACTCAAGGAGGCGATTCTGGAAATCGCCGCCCATCATCGCCCCCAAGCCATTTTTGTCTATGCCACCTGTGTATCCGCCTTGATTGGGGATGATGTAAACGCAATTTGTGAACAAGCGGAGCAGGAATTGACCATTCCCGTCATTGCCGTCAATTGTCCAGGTTTTTTGGGCGATAAAAACATCGGCAACCGGATTGCCGGGGAAGTTCTCTTCGACCGGGTCATCGGCACCGGGGAAGGACCGGATGAAAAGGTGCCCCTTTCCGTAAATCTTATCGGAGAGTATAACATTGCCGGTGATCTCTGGGGTATCCTGCCGGATTTTAAGAACTTGGGAATCACGGTGCAGGCGGCTATTACGGGGGATGCCAAATTCGGGGACATCGCTTCTGCTCACCGGGCCTGTCTCAATGTGCTGATTTGTTCCAAAAGCCTGACCAATCTGGCCCGCAAGATGGAAGGAAAATACGGCATCCCCTTTATGGAGGGTTCCTTTTATGGAATCCACGACACTTCAGAGACCTTAATCAACATTGCCAAAGCCTTGGGGGACCTCGATTTACTCAAGAGAACAAAAACTTATGTACAAAAGAAGGAAGAGGAAACACGGGAGATTATTGCCGGCTATAAAAAATGCCTGGAGAATAAACAGGCCATCTTGTTTACAGGGGGAGTAAAAACCTGGTCCATGGTCTCCACACTGGCTGAACTAGGGATCAACATTCTGGCGGGAGGGACGCAAAACTCCACTCCCGATGATTTTCAACGGATGAAAGCCCTGATGGATCCTACGGCTCAGATCATTGAAGATACCAGTCCGGCGGGATTTCTTAAAATTATTGCTGAGAAAAAGCCCGATCTTATCGTCGCCGGGGGGAAAACAAAGTACCTGGCTCACAAAACAAGAACCCCTTTTTTAGATATTAATCACGGCCGGAAGCTGCCTTATGCAGGTTATGAGGGGATGGTCACCTTTGCCGGGAGCCTGGCGCGTACGGTGAACAGTCCGGTTTGGGGACTTTTAAAACAGGAATTTCCCCCGCAAGAGGAGGGCTGA
- a CDS encoding GNAT family N-acetyltransferase, translating into MEPVIREAVPADIADMVRLLKILFSLEADFSYDEIKQRRGLGMILEDGARCIMVAEQNGRVIGMVTAQLLVSTAEGGLSAWVEDLVVEEPYQGQGTGRALLLSLQAWASARGVKRLQLLADRSNTRALEFYEKMSWQFTELICLRTYV; encoded by the coding sequence ATGGAGCCTGTAATCAGAGAGGCAGTGCCGGCAGACATCGCTGACATGGTTAGGTTGCTGAAGATCTTATTTTCTCTGGAGGCGGACTTCTCCTATGATGAAATAAAACAGCGCCGGGGGCTGGGGATGATTCTGGAGGATGGTGCCCGGTGCATTATGGTTGCGGAGCAAAATGGGCGGGTGATCGGTATGGTCACAGCGCAGCTGCTGGTATCTACGGCGGAAGGGGGACTATCCGCTTGGGTCGAGGATCTTGTCGTTGAGGAACCTTATCAGGGGCAAGGAACAGGAAGGGCATTGCTGTTATCCCTCCAAGCCTGGGCATCAGCACGAGGAGTTAAGCGCTTGCAACTTTTAGCGGACCGCAGCAATACAAGAGCCTTGGAGTTCTATGAAAAGATGTCCTGGCAGTTTACGGAACTGATCTGTTTACGGACCTATGTTTAA
- a CDS encoding radical SAM protein, with protein MHKACTCTQGNMNTPRLNLGHPCFSTKGHGNTGRIHLAVAPGCNISCNYCVRKFDCANESRPGVASKVQTPEEALATVRKVKTSGKGDQFVVVGIAGPGEPLANEATFTTLRGVKRDFPNMILCLSSNGLLLPEKMAELTDIGVSHVTITINTLEEQVGAQIYSYVRWKGKTLIGAEAARILLHNQLTGLEMAVKAGMTVKINTVLMPGINDHGLNDLAVEIKKRGAHLHNIMPVIPQGKLAHIIPPSREELTLSRSSLSSLLPQMTHCQQCRADAIGVF; from the coding sequence ATGCATAAAGCATGTACATGTACACAAGGAAATATGAATACTCCCCGCCTGAATCTCGGACATCCCTGTTTTTCCACCAAGGGACATGGCAATACCGGACGCATCCATTTAGCCGTAGCTCCCGGCTGCAATATCTCGTGCAATTATTGTGTACGCAAATTCGATTGTGCAAATGAATCCCGTCCAGGTGTGGCCAGTAAGGTGCAAACCCCTGAAGAAGCCCTGGCAACGGTGCGGAAAGTCAAAACCTCCGGCAAGGGCGATCAATTTGTGGTGGTCGGCATTGCCGGTCCCGGGGAGCCCTTAGCCAATGAGGCGACCTTTACAACTCTGAGAGGAGTAAAACGGGACTTCCCGAATATGATTCTGTGCCTGAGCAGCAATGGTTTGCTCTTGCCGGAAAAAATGGCGGAATTGACGGATATCGGGGTGTCTCACGTTACCATTACTATCAATACTCTGGAGGAGCAGGTTGGTGCCCAAATCTACAGTTATGTACGCTGGAAGGGGAAAACCCTGATCGGTGCCGAAGCAGCCAGAATCTTGCTCCATAATCAGCTGACGGGGTTGGAAATGGCCGTGAAGGCGGGGATGACGGTGAAAATAAATACGGTGCTGATGCCCGGCATCAATGATCATGGCTTAAATGACTTAGCTGTGGAAATCAAGAAAAGGGGAGCTCATCTTCACAATATTATGCCGGTCATTCCCCAAGGGAAATTAGCCCACATCATACCGCCCTCCCGGGAGGAGCTTACCCTCAGTCGCAGCAGTTTAAGCTCCCTCCTGCCCCAGATGACCCATTGTCAACAATGCCGTGCCGATGCCATCGGAGTGTTCTGA
- a CDS encoding 4Fe-4S dicluster domain-containing protein has protein sequence MSVVFETFGGFPWTPMYVDTFDKNKCLGCGRCIKLCVQKVLGVETYEDDEGTERQIAKIDNKDHCIGCQSCGSICVRRCYTFKSKS, from the coding sequence ATGAGCGTAGTTTTTGAAACCTTTGGCGGTTTCCCTTGGACGCCCATGTATGTGGATACCTTTGATAAGAACAAATGTCTTGGCTGTGGCCGCTGTATTAAGCTCTGTGTGCAGAAAGTTCTGGGAGTCGAAACCTATGAGGATGATGAAGGAACTGAGCGCCAAATTGCCAAGATCGACAATAAGGATCATTGTATTGGCTGCCAATCCTGTGGAAGCATCTGCGTGCGGCGCTGTTACACCTTTAAGAGCAAAAGTTAA
- a CDS encoding homocitrate synthase/isopropylmalate synthase family protein: MKDSVWLCDTTLRDGEQTPGVAFRFKEKARIAACLAEAGIDEIEIGVPSVGADEMEIIKGLVDLRLPVRLATWNRTSKEDLEASFRTGVGAVSICIPVSDQHIERKLRKSRTWAMDSMGEAIELAKKEGKYVCVGFEDASRADVDFMIKMAKVAEGLRVDRIRLADTLGILDPLELARRFAPLPQKTALPLEFHAHNDLGMATANALTAIRIGFKAVSVTVGGLGERAGNAPLEEISVAIHHILQRPTAFNIQKVNDISLLVSDITQREIPRSKPVVGSDVFTHTSAVHLDGIRKDVENYQPFPPESISRKHAMVFGKYSGIRELVRLLEEERVPYTQDQLTELLIRVRLHSSIKKIPLQAEDVLSLARSLNQLRNA; this comes from the coding sequence ATGAAAGATTCCGTATGGCTTTGCGATACGACTCTGCGGGATGGGGAACAAACGCCGGGCGTTGCTTTCCGATTCAAGGAAAAAGCCCGAATTGCCGCTTGCCTGGCCGAAGCCGGAATTGATGAGATTGAGATCGGTGTTCCCAGTGTGGGAGCCGATGAGATGGAAATCATCAAGGGTTTGGTGGATTTAAGGCTGCCGGTGCGTCTGGCCACCTGGAATCGTACCAGTAAGGAGGATTTGGAAGCCAGCTTCCGAACGGGTGTCGGCGCGGTTTCTATTTGCATTCCGGTTTCCGATCAGCATATAGAGCGCAAGCTCAGGAAAAGCCGGACCTGGGCCATGGATAGCATGGGAGAAGCCATTGAATTGGCTAAGAAGGAAGGGAAATATGTTTGTGTAGGTTTTGAAGATGCCAGCCGTGCCGATGTGGATTTCATGATTAAGATGGCTAAAGTAGCGGAAGGGCTTAGGGTGGACCGGATACGTTTAGCCGATACTTTGGGTATCCTGGATCCCCTTGAGCTGGCGCGGCGTTTTGCCCCTCTGCCTCAAAAAACAGCGCTGCCTTTAGAGTTTCATGCGCACAATGATTTAGGGATGGCTACGGCCAATGCTTTGACAGCCATACGCATTGGCTTCAAAGCTGTCAGTGTCACCGTGGGAGGATTGGGGGAAAGAGCGGGCAATGCCCCCCTGGAAGAAATCTCGGTGGCTATTCATCATATTTTGCAGCGTCCCACCGCTTTTAATATTCAGAAGGTCAATGATATTTCCCTTTTGGTCAGTGACATTACCCAGCGGGAGATTCCCCGCTCTAAGCCAGTTGTGGGGTCCGATGTCTTTACTCATACTTCAGCGGTTCATTTGGACGGAATTCGCAAGGATGTGGAAAATTATCAGCCCTTTCCGCCGGAAAGCATCTCCAGAAAGCACGCCATGGTTTTTGGCAAATACTCAGGAATAAGGGAGCTCGTAAGACTGCTGGAAGAAGAAAGAGTGCCTTACACTCAAGATCAGCTGACAGAGCTTTTGATCCGGGTGAGACTGCACAGCAGCATAAAAAAGATTCCTTTGCAGGCTGAAGATGTCTTAAGTCTGGCGAGAAGTCTCAATCAACTGCGTAATGCTTAG
- the nifH gene encoding nitrogenase iron protein: protein MRQIAIYGKGGIGKSTTTQNTVVALAEMGRKVTIVGCDPKADSTRLILNSKAQTTVMDLARERGTVEDLELEDVLVEGHLGVRCAESGGPEPGVGCAGRGVITAINFLEENGAYTEDTDYVFYDVLGDVVCGGFAMPIRENKAKEIYIVTSGEMMAMYAANNISKGILKYANTGTVRLGGLICNSRQTDKEYELISALAKALNTQMIHFMPRDNEVQRAELRKQTVIQYNPTHSQADEYRALARKIEANTMMTIPTPMEMEQLEELLMEYGIMEM from the coding sequence ATGAGACAAATCGCGATATATGGTAAAGGCGGAATCGGCAAATCCACGACAACTCAGAATACAGTGGTTGCTCTGGCTGAGATGGGAAGAAAAGTGACCATTGTGGGCTGCGATCCCAAGGCAGACTCTACCCGCCTGATTCTGAATAGTAAAGCCCAAACCACGGTTATGGATCTGGCTCGTGAACGGGGAACGGTAGAGGATCTGGAACTGGAAGATGTGTTGGTGGAAGGGCATCTGGGGGTGCGATGTGCGGAGTCCGGCGGTCCGGAACCAGGTGTGGGCTGTGCCGGCCGGGGGGTTATCACCGCAATTAACTTTCTCGAGGAAAACGGTGCTTACACCGAGGATACGGATTATGTCTTCTATGATGTCCTGGGTGACGTAGTTTGCGGGGGATTTGCCATGCCGATCCGTGAGAACAAGGCCAAGGAAATCTATATTGTCACTTCCGGTGAAATGATGGCTATGTATGCGGCCAACAACATCTCCAAAGGGATTTTAAAGTATGCCAACACGGGGACGGTCCGTCTGGGCGGGCTCATCTGCAACAGCCGTCAAACGGATAAAGAATACGAATTGATATCGGCTCTGGCCAAAGCCCTCAACACGCAAATGATTCACTTTATGCCCCGGGATAATGAAGTACAGCGGGCGGAACTGCGCAAACAAACCGTGATTCAATATAACCCCACTCATTCTCAAGCGGATGAGTACAGGGCGCTGGCCCGTAAGATTGAAGCCAACACCATGATGACCATCCCCACACCAATGGAAATGGAACAGCTGGAAGAGCTGCTGATGGAATATGGGATTATGGAGATGTAA
- the nifD gene encoding nitrogenase molybdenum-iron protein alpha chain: MSISEMIQARKELVNQVLEVYPEKAKKNRRQHLAVKEEDCSSCAVKSNGKTVPGIMTARGCAYAGAKGVVWGPVKDIVHISHGPVGCGFYSWANRRNLAEGEVGIDNFVPFQFTSDFQESDIIYGGDKKLEKIIEEVVELFPNAKGVSVLSECPVGLIGDDIESVARRMTEKTQRPVVPVRCEGFRGISQSLGHHIANDAIRDHIIGKGPEREIGPYDIGIIGDYNIGGDAWASKKILEEIGLNVVNIWTGDSTLEMLQNGHLVKLNLIHCYRSMNYMANYMEETYGTPWLEFNFFGPTKIKESLLNIAAHFDDSIRENTQRVIAKYEAQMQKVIDIYRPRLAGKKVMLYVGGLRPRHVVGAYEDLGMEIIGTGYEFAHKEDYERTYPQLKEGTLIYDDVSALELEEFVKDLKPDLVGSGIKEKYVFEKMGLPFRQMHSWDYSGPYHGYDGFPIFARDMDMAVNSPTWKSIKAPWVK; this comes from the coding sequence ATGAGCATCAGTGAGATGATCCAGGCCAGAAAAGAGCTGGTCAATCAAGTGTTGGAAGTCTATCCGGAAAAGGCTAAGAAAAACCGCAGGCAGCACCTTGCCGTTAAAGAAGAAGATTGCTCAAGTTGCGCTGTTAAGTCCAATGGGAAAACCGTACCGGGCATCATGACCGCCCGGGGCTGCGCATACGCCGGAGCCAAAGGGGTTGTGTGGGGTCCGGTTAAGGATATCGTGCATATTTCCCACGGGCCGGTGGGGTGCGGGTTTTATTCCTGGGCGAATCGCCGGAATCTGGCGGAAGGTGAAGTCGGCATAGACAATTTCGTACCCTTTCAATTCACCTCGGACTTCCAGGAGAGCGATATCATCTACGGCGGGGACAAAAAGCTGGAGAAAATTATCGAAGAGGTTGTCGAACTCTTCCCTAATGCTAAAGGAGTTTCCGTACTTTCCGAATGCCCCGTGGGGCTGATCGGAGACGATATCGAAAGCGTCGCCCGCCGGATGACGGAGAAAACCCAGCGCCCCGTGGTGCCGGTGCGCTGCGAAGGGTTCAGGGGAATCAGTCAGTCTCTCGGTCATCATATTGCCAATGATGCGATTCGCGATCATATCATCGGCAAGGGGCCGGAGCGGGAAATCGGACCCTACGATATTGGAATTATCGGCGATTACAATATCGGCGGCGATGCCTGGGCCAGCAAAAAAATCCTGGAAGAAATCGGCTTGAATGTTGTGAATATCTGGACCGGTGATTCTACTCTGGAAATGCTTCAGAACGGGCATCTGGTCAAGCTGAACTTGATCCATTGCTACCGGAGTATGAACTATATGGCCAACTATATGGAGGAAACCTACGGAACCCCCTGGCTGGAATTCAATTTCTTTGGACCGACCAAGATTAAGGAATCCCTGCTTAACATTGCCGCCCACTTTGACGACTCCATTAGGGAGAATACCCAAAGAGTCATTGCCAAATATGAAGCCCAGATGCAAAAAGTCATCGATATCTACCGGCCCCGTTTGGCAGGAAAAAAGGTCATGCTCTATGTAGGCGGCCTTCGCCCCCGGCATGTGGTGGGCGCTTATGAAGATTTGGGCATGGAGATTATCGGTACGGGCTATGAGTTTGCCCATAAGGAAGATTACGAACGAACTTACCCTCAATTGAAGGAAGGAACCCTTATTTACGATGATGTATCCGCTTTGGAGCTGGAAGAGTTTGTTAAGGATCTTAAGCCGGATCTGGTGGGCTCGGGAATTAAAGAAAAGTATGTCTTTGAAAAGATGGGCCTTCCTTTCCGCCAGATGCACTCCTGGGATTATTCCGGACCCTATCACGGTTATGATGGATTCCCCATTTTTGCCCGGGATATGGATATGGCGGTGAACAGTCCCACCTGGAAGTCCATTAAAGCTCCTTGGGTGAAATAA
- a CDS encoding HutP family protein: protein MPGKSQDHEKPSLERTALALALTETREKENELKKLMLSQNVYCAVTELGGTYSALQPTGKLTHSVISAAINTGAIQKEPKAIHAVVHATLEASNGIFVHTNSNASYALKVGIACDQDWIAIAIFGRSSIHALSEHCRVGLGYMHL from the coding sequence ATGCCGGGAAAAAGCCAGGACCATGAAAAGCCTTCTCTTGAACGAACTGCATTGGCCTTAGCGTTAACGGAAACCCGTGAAAAAGAGAATGAGTTGAAAAAGTTGATGCTTTCCCAAAACGTCTATTGTGCAGTGACTGAATTAGGAGGAACGTATTCCGCGTTACAACCCACCGGGAAATTAACCCATTCTGTAATATCGGCAGCAATCAACACAGGTGCCATTCAAAAGGAACCGAAGGCCATACACGCTGTTGTGCATGCGACCTTGGAAGCAAGCAATGGGATCTTTGTTCATACCAACAGCAATGCCAGTTATGCCCTGAAAGTGGGGATTGCCTGTGATCAGGACTGGATCGCCATCGCCATATTTGGTCGTTCATCCATACATGCTCTATCAGAGCATTGCCGAGTGGGTTTAGGGTATATGCATCTATAA
- a CDS encoding ammonium transporter, translated as MKRAWVLLLAIISMLALPVSVLAEDGAVVDTGDTSFIILSAALVFLMTPGLALFYGGMVRKKNVLSTVMHSFILMGVSSVLWVLIGFSLAFGTDHAGIIGSLEWIGLSGVGMEPNGDYSSTIPFLLFMAFQMMFTIITPAIISGSVAERMRFPAFLGFMVLWLLVVYYPLAHSVWGVGGFLREMGALDFAGGTVVHISSGVTGLVAALILGKRKGHGKEPMAPHQLPMTVLGAGLLWFGWFGFNAGSALGANGLAAMALVTTNTSAAAGALAWMATEWIHRGKPTILGAASGAIAGLVAITPGAGFVTPMSSLIIGLVGGAICYFGVSVLKAKLGYDDSLDAFGCHGIGGIWGALATGIFASASVGGTDGLLYGNAAQVGIQAIGVAVTIVLAVVATFVIMKLVGIFTPLRVTAEEEETGLDISLHGEEAYPDFIGSGYLPTIVSAAKAVGVSAPSGQPGK; from the coding sequence ATGAAAAGAGCATGGGTATTATTACTAGCAATTATAAGCATGTTGGCTCTGCCTGTTTCGGTTTTGGCGGAAGATGGTGCGGTGGTGGACACAGGGGACACCAGTTTTATTATTTTGTCGGCGGCACTTGTCTTTCTCATGACCCCCGGACTAGCCTTATTCTATGGCGGTATGGTTCGTAAGAAGAATGTTTTAAGTACGGTGATGCATAGTTTTATTCTCATGGGTGTATCTTCCGTACTTTGGGTGTTGATCGGCTTTAGTTTGGCCTTTGGTACAGACCATGCCGGTATTATCGGAAGTTTAGAGTGGATTGGCCTCAGCGGTGTCGGTATGGAACCTAATGGGGATTACTCCTCAACCATCCCCTTCCTCTTATTCATGGCCTTTCAAATGATGTTCACCATCATTACTCCGGCAATTATCTCGGGTTCTGTTGCTGAACGCATGCGGTTCCCGGCCTTTCTGGGATTTATGGTTCTGTGGCTGTTGGTTGTTTATTATCCCTTGGCTCACTCGGTATGGGGTGTCGGTGGTTTCCTGCGTGAAATGGGAGCATTGGACTTTGCTGGCGGAACTGTTGTGCATATCAGCTCAGGGGTTACCGGCTTAGTCGCTGCTTTAATCCTGGGCAAACGCAAAGGGCATGGCAAAGAACCTATGGCTCCTCATCAATTGCCTATGACGGTTTTAGGGGCAGGTCTGCTCTGGTTTGGCTGGTTTGGCTTTAATGCTGGCAGTGCCTTGGGTGCCAATGGGTTAGCGGCCATGGCTCTGGTCACGACCAATACTTCTGCCGCTGCCGGTGCTTTAGCCTGGATGGCTACCGAATGGATTCATCGCGGCAAGCCCACCATTTTGGGTGCAGCCAGTGGTGCTATTGCAGGGCTTGTGGCGATTACCCCAGGAGCAGGGTTCGTCACACCTATGTCATCTTTAATTATTGGTCTCGTTGGCGGTGCCATTTGTTACTTCGGTGTTAGTGTTCTTAAAGCTAAACTTGGCTATGATGATTCCTTGGATGCTTTCGGTTGTCATGGAATCGGCGGAATCTGGGGAGCTTTAGCCACGGGTATTTTCGCCTCGGCTTCTGTGGGGGGAACTGACGGCCTGTTGTATGGAAACGCGGCTCAAGTAGGAATTCAGGCCATCGGTGTTGCCGTAACCATTGTGTTAGCAGTCGTTGCCACATTTGTGATTATGAAGCTGGTCGGGATCTTCACACCTTTGCGTGTTACTGCTGAGGAAGAAGAAACGGGCTTGGATATCTCCCTGCACGGAGAAGAAGCTTACCCAGACTTTATCGGCAGTGGTTATCTTCCTACGATTGTTTCGGCTGCCAAAGCAGTAGGGGTCTCTGCACCCAGCGGTCAACCGGGAAAATAA
- the nifN gene encoding nitrogenase iron-molybdenum cofactor biosynthesis protein NifN, whose translation MMKHRHYEGNPQKNSPALGATLAYLGINGLLALLHGSQGCSSFIRLQLNRHFKESIPLNSTALLEDSVIFGGWEHLKKGIAVAADKYNPQIIGVMSSGLTETYGDNMASALASLHLERPDLEDLPVVLASTPDYIGSMQDGYQRTVEALVDALVVHNCIKGESLNPVSSADAELSLNHHANPASALKTDVQEAPYLALLPGCHLTPADVDELKEIVSDFGFRPITLPDLSVSLDGHAELEAAPVVQGGTFLEDFQLLPRSRACLSFGLSMERAGETLRQAYHIPHYNFPSLSGLTATDGLILTLAKLSGKTIPEKQIRQRNRLLDTLADYHDQLGKLRVAIALETDLLYSLGSSLVEVGAELTVALAASQAGTDRLSLPVPMEVGDLETLEERAGQSKLIIANSNGRQAAGQLKLPHLRAGLPVFDRAGYPQTCWIGYEGTQRFLFATLNAVS comes from the coding sequence ATGATGAAACATCGGCATTATGAAGGAAACCCGCAAAAAAACAGCCCGGCCCTGGGCGCCACCCTGGCTTATCTGGGAATCAACGGACTGCTGGCCCTGCTGCACGGCTCCCAGGGCTGCTCCTCTTTTATCCGCCTGCAGCTGAACCGGCATTTTAAAGAGTCCATCCCTCTTAATTCTACAGCTTTGCTGGAGGACTCAGTCATTTTTGGCGGATGGGAACATTTGAAGAAAGGAATTGCCGTAGCAGCGGATAAATATAACCCTCAAATTATCGGCGTCATGAGCTCAGGTCTTACGGAAACCTATGGGGATAATATGGCCAGCGCTTTGGCCAGCCTGCACTTGGAAAGGCCGGACCTGGAGGATCTGCCGGTGGTGTTGGCCAGTACCCCGGACTATATAGGGTCCATGCAGGACGGGTATCAACGGACTGTAGAGGCCTTGGTGGATGCCCTTGTCGTTCATAATTGCATAAAAGGAGAATCACTGAATCCCGTCTCCTCTGCTGATGCAGAACTAAGTCTAAATCATCATGCAAATCCAGCTTCAGCTTTAAAGACAGATGTTCAGGAAGCCCCTTATCTGGCTTTATTGCCTGGCTGTCATCTGACTCCTGCTGATGTGGATGAACTGAAAGAGATTGTCAGCGATTTCGGCTTCAGGCCCATTACCCTGCCGGATCTCTCAGTTTCTCTGGATGGCCATGCGGAGCTGGAGGCCGCCCCCGTGGTCCAGGGAGGCACCTTTCTGGAGGATTTTCAGCTTCTGCCCAGGTCCAGGGCTTGCTTATCTTTTGGCTTGAGCATGGAGAGAGCAGGGGAAACCCTTAGGCAGGCCTATCACATTCCTCACTATAATTTTCCTTCTTTAAGCGGACTTACGGCTACCGATGGCTTGATATTGACCCTGGCTAAGCTGTCCGGTAAAACCATACCGGAAAAGCAAATCCGGCAAAGGAACCGCTTGCTGGATACCCTGGCCGATTATCATGATCAGCTGGGCAAGCTTAGGGTAGCCATTGCCTTGGAAACGGATCTACTTTATAGCCTAGGGTCCAGTCTGGTGGAGGTGGGAGCGGAGCTGACAGTGGCTTTGGCAGCATCCCAGGCAGGTACGGACCGCTTGTCCCTGCCTGTCCCCATGGAGGTGGGGGACTTGGAAACCCTTGAGGAGCGGGCTGGCCAAAGCAAGCTCATCATCGCCAACTCCAATGGCCGCCAGGCAGCGGGACAGCTTAAGCTGCCCCACTTGAGGGCAGGGCTACCGGTTTTTGACCGGGCAGGCTATCCCCAGACCTGCTGGATCGGCTATGAAGGGACACAACGATTCCTCTTTGCCACGCTCAATGCAGTAAGTTAG
- a CDS encoding NifB/NifX family molybdenum-iron cluster-binding protein, whose protein sequence is MIKVAFCSEDMQHVDAHFALSSNIVIYGFLPASFHWVKTKSFESQTGQESETMNERRLAERIEAIQDCDILYCRQIGSPAAARLINHNIFPMQTKENLLIEEAACRLQQMFHKNPPHWLENKFKKGGAQS, encoded by the coding sequence GTGATTAAAGTGGCTTTTTGCAGTGAGGATATGCAACACGTCGATGCTCATTTTGCTCTAAGTTCCAATATTGTCATTTATGGATTCCTGCCTGCTTCATTCCACTGGGTTAAAACGAAAAGCTTTGAATCCCAAACCGGTCAAGAATCCGAAACGATGAATGAAAGACGCCTTGCAGAACGGATCGAAGCGATTCAGGATTGCGATATTTTGTATTGCCGTCAGATCGGGAGCCCAGCGGCGGCAAGGCTCATCAACCACAATATTTTCCCTATGCAGACCAAGGAGAACCTACTGATCGAGGAGGCGGCCTGCCGACTGCAGCAGATGTTTCATAAGAATCCGCCTCATTGGCTGGAAAATAAATTCAAGAAAGGGGGAGCCCAGTCATGA
- a CDS encoding NifB/NifX family molybdenum-iron cluster-binding protein encodes MLVGFASSDGLTIDSHFASAPGFEMYVFTMDSQGVYQDSQEAKGPAESEDKVDARIQILKECAIVYCTQIGGPAAARLVQSGIHPIKVPEGTPIADEVRRLDQLLFSQKLPPWLKKKLNQEGN; translated from the coding sequence ATGCTTGTAGGCTTTGCCAGCAGTGATGGATTGACTATCGATTCCCATTTTGCCTCAGCCCCGGGCTTCGAGATGTATGTATTTACCATGGACAGCCAAGGAGTTTACCAGGATTCCCAGGAGGCTAAAGGTCCGGCAGAATCCGAAGATAAGGTGGATGCCCGAATTCAGATTCTCAAAGAGTGCGCCATTGTCTATTGCACTCAGATTGGCGGCCCGGCGGCGGCCCGCCTCGTTCAGAGCGGTATTCACCCAATCAAAGTACCGGAAGGAACCCCGATCGCCGATGAAGTGAGACGCTTGGATCAGCTGCTGTTTTCCCAAAAGCTGCCGCCGTGGCTGAAAAAGAAGCTGAATCAAGAGGGGAATTAA